In the Clostridium sporogenes genome, one interval contains:
- the lanM gene encoding type 2 lantipeptide synthetase LanM — protein MININYINEIKKILDISNKKAYLSQINILKESRIFDNFYKEILIYFEFELKNVLLEFNSEEFDINIDEVLLNCIISFRNDMIGICNKILISKIYKMKEKNELVGETKVERYNYFNDLLTGNMKLKIIEESPVLAYLIINKINTKLDHIKECLNRFKKDFIEITNKFDINIQVLNKLLLDEGDTHNNGKSVIILEFNEESKIVYKPHSMDSDESFERLIYYINKSNYLKYNLKIAKSINKSNYGWQEFITYEECKSEEEVKAHFYRIGVLIGIFNLIRSKDFHYENIIAQGEFPIPIDTETIISNRQNVLDNEESLNLLSRNFVIEIENSIYGTLMTPQNLEIINFPIDMSGLSGGINTENDIEFSRIVNIGTDEIGYQKIKGNIEQKQNRVRYKGKLIEIRDYVPYIVMGLDEGYEFIIEKREELIDLIKNNQIFKGKYRQVLRATAKYVKFLDAAIHPVYTSKFENRNKVFSYLFGHSEITEKIKKRIESEISQLYRNDVPYFWTEFNSKDIHGADGICISEYYNETMCQLIINRIKLANPIDKKKQILYLKSSIASLTKIQDSSKYKQSCPSVILNDFKISNDKKIKYIEISKKIANYLENICIWNSKRDKCSFMALNVHNDGAIKNGLLNRNLYEGAGIILFFAGLAKLTKDSKYKRIIDGILNGYDEIYKDSKSEVTSSGVFTGIGSLIYIYYNLWSIFKEKYFYDKYRQYLEEVLKLDSSEKQFDVIHGEAGLSILLSNIYLKEKDSLILELMNKCGEKLYSELKYKSKEYLTGFSHGYAGFSTALFILSYYLNDDKYYSLAKDLINMENKYIDFQTRNWMDLRDSKNQADPVYWCHGAAGITLARVLAKQYLKEEDKEILDNDIKMGLNKILKDGFDLNKNNSICHGNLGNLDCILVIAKKIKDKALMDSIYDIADKECENMIQNGIKCANPLNVETVNFMLGISGIGYEMLRLHNSCIPSVLALEVF, from the coding sequence ATGATAAATATTAATTATATAAATGAAATAAAAAAAATATTAGATATTTCTAATAAAAAAGCATATCTTTCTCAAATTAATATTTTAAAAGAAAGTAGAATATTCGATAATTTTTATAAAGAAATATTAATATATTTTGAATTTGAACTTAAAAACGTATTATTAGAATTTAATAGTGAAGAATTTGATATAAATATAGATGAAGTTTTATTAAATTGTATTATTTCATTTAGAAACGATATGATTGGAATATGCAATAAAATTTTAATATCTAAGATATATAAAATGAAGGAAAAAAATGAATTAGTAGGAGAAACAAAAGTTGAAAGGTACAATTATTTTAACGACCTTTTGACTGGAAACATGAAGTTAAAAATAATTGAAGAAAGTCCTGTATTGGCTTATTTGATTATTAATAAAATTAATACTAAGTTAGATCACATTAAGGAATGTTTAAATAGATTTAAAAAAGATTTTATAGAAATAACTAATAAGTTTGATATAAATATACAAGTCCTAAATAAATTGTTGTTAGATGAAGGGGATACTCATAATAATGGCAAGTCCGTTATTATATTAGAATTTAATGAGGAAAGTAAAATTGTTTATAAACCGCATTCCATGGATTCTGATGAATCTTTTGAGAGGCTAATATATTATATAAATAAATCAAATTATCTTAAATATAATCTTAAAATTGCTAAGTCAATAAATAAAAGTAATTATGGATGGCAGGAATTTATTACATATGAAGAATGTAAAAGTGAGGAAGAAGTAAAAGCTCACTTTTATAGAATTGGAGTATTAATAGGAATATTTAATTTAATAAGATCTAAAGATTTTCATTATGAAAATATTATAGCACAGGGAGAATTTCCTATTCCAATAGATACCGAAACAATAATTAGTAATAGACAAAATGTTTTAGATAATGAAGAAAGCTTAAACTTGTTGTCAAGAAATTTTGTAATAGAAATTGAAAATTCTATCTATGGGACCTTAATGACTCCACAAAATTTAGAAATAATTAATTTCCCAATTGATATGAGTGGATTAAGTGGTGGTATTAATACAGAAAATGATATTGAATTCTCAAGAATTGTCAATATAGGTACAGATGAAATAGGTTATCAAAAAATTAAAGGTAATATTGAGCAGAAACAAAATAGAGTTAGGTATAAAGGTAAATTAATTGAAATTAGAGATTATGTACCATATATAGTTATGGGGCTAGATGAAGGTTATGAATTCATTATAGAAAAAAGAGAAGAATTAATAGATTTAATAAAAAATAATCAAATATTTAAAGGAAAATATAGACAAGTACTAAGGGCAACAGCAAAATATGTTAAATTTCTAGATGCAGCTATTCATCCTGTATACACCAGTAAATTTGAGAACAGAAATAAAGTTTTTTCTTATCTATTTGGGCACAGTGAAATTACTGAAAAGATAAAAAAAAGAATAGAATCAGAAATATCTCAGCTATATAGAAACGATGTTCCATATTTTTGGACTGAGTTTAATAGCAAGGATATACATGGAGCTGATGGCATTTGTATATCTGAATATTATAATGAAACTATGTGTCAATTGATTATAAATAGAATTAAATTAGCTAACCCAATAGATAAAAAAAAGCAAATACTTTATTTAAAATCTTCTATTGCAAGTTTGACAAAAATTCAAGATTCAAGTAAATATAAACAAAGCTGCCCAAGTGTAATCTTAAATGATTTTAAAATTAGTAATGATAAAAAGATAAAATATATTGAAATTTCTAAGAAAATTGCAAATTATTTAGAAAATATATGTATTTGGAATTCTAAAAGAGATAAGTGCTCATTTATGGCTCTTAATGTACATAATGATGGTGCTATAAAAAATGGTTTATTAAATAGAAATTTATATGAAGGTGCCGGAATAATCTTATTTTTTGCAGGATTAGCTAAGTTAACTAAGGATAGTAAGTATAAAAGGATTATTGATGGAATATTAAATGGATATGATGAAATATATAAGGATTCAAAATCTGAAGTTACATCAAGTGGCGTATTTACGGGAATAGGTTCTTTAATTTATATTTATTATAATTTATGGAGTATATTTAAAGAAAAATATTTCTATGATAAATATAGACAGTATTTGGAAGAAGTATTAAAATTAGATTCTTCAGAAAAGCAATTTGATGTTATACATGGAGAAGCAGGGTTAAGTATTTTACTTTCAAACATTTATTTAAAGGAAAAAGATAGTTTAATTTTAGAACTGATGAATAAATGTGGAGAAAAATTATATTCTGAATTAAAATATAAATCTAAAGAATATCTAACTGGTTTTTCTCATGGTTATGCAGGATTCAGTACAGCCTTATTTATTTTATCTTATTACCTTAATGATGATAAATATTATAGCTTAGCCAAAGATTTGATAAATATGGAAAATAAATACATAGATTTTCAAACAAGAAATTGGATGGATTTAAGAGATAGTAAAAATCAGGCTGACCCAGTATATTGGTGTCATGGTGCAGCAGGGATAACTTTGGCTAGGGTACTAGCAAAACAATATCTAAAAGAAGAGGATAAAGAAATACTAGATAATGATATAAAAATGGGGCTCAATAAAATTTTAAAAGACGGATTTGACTTAAATAAAAATAATAGCATATGTCATGGAAATCTTGGAAATTTAGATTGTATCTTAGTGATAGCTAAAAAAATTAAAGATAAAGCTTTAATGGATAGTATATATGATATTGCAGATAAAGAGTGTGAAAATATGATTCAAAATGGAATTAAATGTGCAAATCCGCTTAATGTAGAAACTGTTAATTTCATGTTAGGTATTTCAGGTATTGGATATGAAATGTTAAGATTACATAACAGCTGTATTCCGTCAGTTTTAGCATTAGAGGTATTTTAA
- a CDS encoding class II lanthipeptide, LchA2/BrtA2 family: MNKYDLCTGYIEVDELEELSNEVEVAGGFTGLACAITGATVAAVTAVACPSGACTGYCK, encoded by the coding sequence ATGAATAAATATGATTTATGTACAGGATATATAGAAGTAGACGAATTAGAGGAGTTATCTAATGAAGTTGAAGTAGCAGGAGGATTTACTGGACTTGCATGCGCTATCACTGGCGCAACAGTTGCAGCTGTTACAGCAGTAGCATGTCCAAGTGGTGCATGTACAGGATATTGTAAATAA
- a CDS encoding class II lanthipeptide, LchA2/BrtA2 family, producing MKKYDNLTGFVSVEELEEICSENENGAATPTITVVTAVTKVTVSVATYAICETGACTSYC from the coding sequence ATGAAGAAATATGATAATTTAACTGGATTTGTTTCAGTAGAAGAATTAGAAGAAATTTGTTCAGAAAATGAAAATGGGGCAGCAACACCAACAATAACTGTAGTTACTGCAGTTACGAAAGTTACTGTAAGCGTTGCAACATATGCTATTTGTGAGACAGGGGCGTGTACAAGCTATTGTTAA